CGGATCGTCTCGCCCTCGATGAGGATGGACCCGAAGGCCTTGCCGCCGAGGCGGATGACGAGGCCGGGCACGCCGCCGTCGCGCACGATCAGGTTCGAGCCGAGCCCGATCACCGTCACGGGGACCTCCGCCGGCAAGGCCGAGAGCGCCGCGGCGAGGTCGTCCTCGTCGGCGGGGGTGAACAGCACGTCGGCCGGTCCCCCGACCCGGAACCAGGTGAGGTCGGCGAGGGGATGATCGGGCAGGAGGCGGCCGCGCAAGGCGGCGGGCTCCAGAGCGGCGAGGATGGCGGCGGAGGTCGTCATGGATCCGTTCGGGATGATGCGGGATGCCCCTCCCCGCTTGCGGCGGGGCTGTCTTGGGCCAGGAAAAGGCGCGGGTTCTCTCCTCTCCCCGCGGGCGGGGAGAGGGCTGCGTCCCCGTTCAGGGGATGCAGCGAGCCCGAAGGGCGAGGGTGAGGGGGTGGTTCCGGAGGAGCCTCACGCGTCGAGACCCCCTCACCCTCGCTTCGGCTTCGCCTCCGCTTGCCGTGTCCCCTGAACGGGAACACGGCCCTCTCCCCGCCCGCGGGGAGAGGAGAAACCCGCGCCTCTCCTTTCTCCGGACGAGTCTGCCGCCCGCGAGAAGAGGAGGAGGGGCGGCGCTCCACGATGGCGGCCAGGATGGTTTCGAGGACGCCCGTCACGTTGCGCGCGACCTCGCCGTTCCAGAACCGGAGCACGTGCCAGCCCTGCGAGGTCAGCCAGGCGTCCCGCTCACGGTCGTAACCGCTCTCGGCATGCTGGCTGCCGTCGAGCTCGACGATCAGCTTCGCCTCACGGCAGGCAAAATCGGCAAAGTA
This sequence is a window from Methylobacterium sp. SyP6R. Protein-coding genes within it:
- a CDS encoding endonuclease domain-containing protein; this translates as MRGPDDPGTARARTLRRAQTAAEQALWSHLRDRRLAEAKFMRQLPIGRYFADFACREAKLIVELDGSQHAESGYDRERDAWLTSQGWHVLRFWNGEVARNVTGVLETILAAIVERRPSSSSRGRQTRPEKGEARVSPLPAGGERAVFPFRGHGKRRRSRSEGEGVSTREAPPEPPPHPRPSGSLHPLNGDAALSPPAGRGENPRLFLAQDSPAASGEGHPASSRTDP